AATCTAAATTACAAATAATGATACTACATACCAAGTAAAGCGTTAATACCATCGGTCCAATAATCGAAAACTTGTTCATCAGGAGCAACAAAATCTAAGCTTGAAACTTCTACAGAATCTAAGATTAAAGAGAATGCTAATTGATGCGTAGTTTTTCGTCTTTGCAAATCCTTCATATGTGGACAATCTCTGCCAGTCAGTAAAGCACGAATTTCAACAACAGCTAATTTTGTAGGAAGTTCATCTATTGTTGGTACTGATTTTTCATCACAATCACCATAATGAAATACTTTGTGATTTGGTGAAAGCCGAACATACCAGAATTTATCCTTGATTCTCTATATTACAATGTTTGTTACAAACATGAAGCAACTAGAAGTTATTTTATGTAACTACAATATTCTATGGAATAACAATAATTACCTGTCCTCTGGCACTGTATTTCATAAATCTAGTGCCTTCTACTAAAAATCCTAAGCGTTGTTGTTGAATGAGTTCTAAAATTTCAGGTGTAATTTGTTCTCTCAGTTCAACTATTGGCCTTGCATGACTTTCCCATTCTTCTCTACTAGTTCTTTCTTGTTGCCATAAATTAGTAATCGTTGAATACGTTAattgttgtaatttatttttgaacTTATCTAATCCTGTAGGTTTACACTGGAGTGCTCTTGTGATCTGCTCTCTTACAACAGAGAACACTTTTACAAAATCCTCAGTAGTGGCTCTCATTTCTTTCCAGGTCTTATTTAGAAGAATTATGCATACACAATAGAACTCTTCAAATGGATGATCATGTGTAAAAAACATAGGGTGATATGACTGCCCTTGTTCACTGGGTGCTTCTCCAATACGTAGAACCTAATCAAattcaataataaatttaatttgttcAAATTATTTACACTGTTTTATACTTACTTCACAAAGTAATTTAACAAGTTCCACACTTGTCCTACCAAAAGGACATTCATGTTCATCTGCTCTGCAAGAGTTTTCTAGAACAACTTTAGTGTAAGCTTCAGTATGATTCCGTGCAAAATAGACCATGCAATCTAAAGCGAGCATGCCAGGAGGAGTTTCAGTAAAATCAAGAGCAGGATTAATATCATATTTAAAACCCAGTTTTTTGTAGTCTTTAGCAAAAAGACCTTGTTTTCTAGCAGTAACGTCTCCACCTATGGCCCCTTCAGTATCAAAAGCAATTCTTCGAAGTTCTTTAATTTTGTCATGTGCATCTTGATCTTGTGGATCCATATTTGTCATCATACGCTGTTCCCACAGACTTAACATAAGTGTTTGTAATACATACAATTGATGTGCCATTTCTGCACCAACCTATGTTAAAATTTGATTCTATTGcaaatttgtacatatatattgtaAAAAAAAGATTTCATATTTCATACCTGGCCTGTAGATTGTATGatatttgttaaaaataaatttctaacttGTTTAGACTGGAGAGTTGCAGCAACAACTCTACGTTTTGATAAATCAGCCTTAAGAAATAAAGCATTTATTAGAGCTATTGCATTTTGTTGTATCTGTGGACGTGCACTTTGTAAATGCATCACCAAATTAGGAAAAGTCACTTCTTTTTCAACTTGTCCATATTTTCCCGAAGAATTTAATACTATATTTTCAAGAATGCTAAGTGAAGCTTCAATAATACTGGTATCTTGGATTACAGCTTGATTGTTTACGTAACTTGCTACTTTATTAATAAAGGGTGTTTCTAATATATCCCATGATACAATTCCATGATCCATTAGTTCTACAAATGATTGAAGTGAATATGCAAGTGCATTTCC
The Lasioglossum baleicum unplaced genomic scaffold, iyLasBale1 scaffold1826, whole genome shotgun sequence genome window above contains:
- the LOC143221024 gene encoding engulfment and cell motility protein 1-like is translated as MYTQTIKMPVQKDSNIVKIAVEMTDQVAQLIEFNQKHPLTGIIQELCNGWGLSDPESYSLQFSDNNNHNYITEKNRNEVKNGSILRLEFSPSKTACDILTKLNNGTMEEKTVALQKLSTLSTDMTFALEFINKQGLALIISQVEGEKYKGNALAYSLQSFVELMDHGIVSWDILETPFINKVASYVNNQAVIQDTSIIEASLSILENIVLNSSGKYGQVEKEVTFPNLVMHLQSARPQIQQNAIALINALFLKADLSKRRVVAATLQSKQVRNLFLTNIIQSTGQVGAEMAHQLYVLQTLMLSLWEQRMMTNMDPQDQDAHDKIKELRRIAFDTEGAIGGDVTARKQGLFAKDYKKLGFKYDINPALDFTETPPGMLALDCMVYFARNHTEAYTKVVLENSCRADEHECPFGRTSVELVKLLCEVLRIGEAPSEQGQSYHPMFFTHDHPFEEFYCVCIILLNKTWKEMRATTEDFVKVFSVVREQITRALQCKPTGLDKFKNKLQQLTYSTITNLWQQERTSREEWESHARPIVELREQITPEILELIQQQRLGFLVEGTRFMKYSARGQRIKDKFWYVRLSPNHKVFHYGDCDEKSVPTIDELPTKLAVVEIRALLTGRDCPHMKDLQRRKTTHQLAFSLILDSVEVSSLDFVAPDEQVFDYWTDGINALLGNRMTSKEAENDLETLLSMDIKLRLLDTEGIDIPQDPPAIPDPPPNYDFCYELK